In the Rhodospirillaceae bacterium genome, one interval contains:
- a CDS encoding CHAT domain-containing protein translates to MFPLARSILIVCLAAAWSTGAEAGIANKGVPSDRPRIALVIGNSAYKTAPLPNSSNDARLISSTLKSLGFDVAEHIDITRRQMKRAVAAFEDRLQKAGKKAVGVFYYAGHGVQVRGKNYLLPVNADVKKEYEVDDEALDASNVLEAMEFAGNELNFVILDACRNNPFPRSFRSATKGLARMDAPSGTLISYSTAPGDVAADGTEENSPYTKALASAMVKPGLAVEQMFKKVRVAVRFATKDEQTPWESSSLTGDFYFVPGSAGTIVPPTASLLPTDTSNTSEEIAYWQSIQASKDPNDFDSYLDRYGSEGAFTVLARNRAKLLRAHKVDGTSPTQQGTTRIKSQQQLAAEALIRGRKMIEELAESANLVMDNDKIPFGRRIEKFRGLLGEVVDFKPMARFVLQDHYDRASPKEWEDFYATYKELFLSGYDFTSGERWSGEYVVEKIRAYGKDTLVTVRLTQNNEDPLHVAFRVRIRPDSFFGYKIIDVLVSDLSLLVTQRADFKPALNSGGIRHLIATLERKFGKAVKPVEIP, encoded by the coding sequence GTGTTTCCGTTAGCGAGATCAATTCTTATTGTGTGTTTAGCCGCCGCTTGGTCGACGGGCGCAGAAGCTGGTATCGCCAACAAGGGCGTGCCATCGGACCGACCACGGATCGCCTTGGTGATTGGCAATAGCGCGTACAAGACGGCCCCCCTGCCTAATTCCAGCAACGATGCGCGATTGATTTCATCGACCCTAAAATCCCTCGGCTTTGATGTAGCTGAACATATCGACATCACTCGCCGCCAGATGAAACGTGCGGTTGCCGCCTTCGAAGACCGCCTGCAAAAAGCCGGGAAGAAAGCAGTCGGCGTGTTTTATTACGCCGGCCATGGCGTGCAGGTCCGGGGTAAGAACTACCTCCTTCCGGTCAATGCGGATGTAAAAAAAGAATACGAAGTCGATGACGAAGCGCTCGACGCGTCTAACGTTCTGGAAGCGATGGAGTTCGCCGGCAACGAGCTTAACTTTGTCATATTGGACGCGTGCCGCAACAACCCCTTCCCGCGCAGTTTTCGCTCCGCGACCAAAGGATTGGCGCGCATGGATGCGCCCAGTGGGACCTTGATTTCGTATTCGACCGCACCGGGAGACGTGGCAGCGGATGGCACTGAAGAAAACAGTCCTTACACCAAGGCGTTGGCATCGGCCATGGTGAAACCAGGTCTCGCTGTTGAACAGATGTTTAAAAAAGTTCGGGTCGCGGTCCGCTTCGCCACCAAGGATGAACAAACCCCTTGGGAGTCCTCCTCCTTAACCGGCGATTTTTATTTCGTGCCGGGGTCTGCTGGAACGATTGTGCCGCCCACAGCTTCCCTATTGCCGACCGACACCTCAAACACCAGCGAAGAAATCGCCTATTGGCAATCAATCCAGGCCAGCAAGGACCCCAATGATTTTGACTCCTACTTGGATCGCTACGGCAGTGAGGGTGCCTTCACCGTGTTGGCTAGAAACCGCGCTAAATTATTACGCGCACACAAGGTCGATGGCACCTCGCCTACCCAACAAGGCACCACCAGAATTAAAAGCCAACAACAACTGGCCGCCGAAGCCCTGATCCGGGGCCGCAAGATGATCGAAGAATTGGCCGAAAGTGCCAATCTTGTCATGGATAACGACAAAATTCCCTTTGGACGCAGGATCGAAAAATTCCGCGGGCTTTTAGGCGAAGTTGTCGATTTCAAACCGATGGCCCGCTTCGTGCTTCAGGACCACTACGACAGGGCCTCGCCAAAGGAATGGGAGGATTTCTACGCAACCTATAAGGAACTCTTCCTCTCGGGCTATGATTTTACCTCGGGCGAACGCTGGTCAGGTGAATACGTGGTCGAGAAAATTCGCGCCTACGGCAAAGACACCCTCGTCACCGTCCGTCTAACTCAAAACAATGAGGATCCCCTCCACGTTGCCTTTCGCGTCCGCATCAGACCCGACAGCTTCTTCGGTTATAAAATCATCGATGTCCTGGTTTCAGACCTTAGCCTACTGGTCACCCAACGCGCTGACTTCAAGCCTGCGTTAAACTCTGGCGGCATCAGACATCTGATTGCGACCCTGGAGAGAAAGTTCGGCAAGGCCGTGAAGCCGGTGGAAATTCCGTGA
- the speE gene encoding polyamine aminopropyltransferase, producing MDWFDEDLHLSRLNHGYAQRFEMSRVVHRDRSEFQDLVIFDNPRFGRVLALDGVIQTTEKDEACYHEMLAHVPLFAHGSASRVLIVGGGDGGVLREVLHHKGVKSVTLVELDRSVIDACLEHMPMLSAGAFDDARTDVVIADGVTYMAESPAQSFDVILVDSTDPIGPGEVLFTEAFYADCKRCLAPGGILVTQNGVPFFQPDEVTTTYQRLTPLFADVSFYLTVVPSYVGGFMVLGWATDDANLQEVLVQDLQARVEVAGFSSDYYSPEVHKAAFELPPFVGKLMRG from the coding sequence ATGGACTGGTTTGATGAGGATTTGCATCTGAGTCGGCTGAACCATGGTTATGCTCAGCGCTTTGAAATGAGCCGGGTTGTTCATCGAGACCGGTCTGAGTTTCAAGATTTGGTTATTTTTGATAATCCTCGGTTTGGGCGGGTTTTGGCGCTTGATGGGGTTATTCAGACGACCGAGAAGGATGAGGCCTGCTATCATGAGATGCTGGCTCATGTGCCGCTGTTTGCGCATGGAAGTGCCAGTCGTGTTTTGATTGTTGGCGGCGGTGACGGTGGGGTGTTGCGGGAGGTATTGCATCATAAGGGAGTTAAATCTGTGACCCTTGTGGAGTTAGATCGCAGCGTGATCGATGCCTGCCTTGAACACATGCCGATGTTGAGCGCAGGCGCGTTTGATGATGCGCGGACTGACGTGGTGATTGCCGACGGAGTGACGTACATGGCCGAGAGCCCTGCACAATCCTTCGATGTGATCCTTGTCGATTCAACCGATCCGATAGGTCCTGGCGAAGTTCTCTTCACCGAGGCATTTTATGCGGATTGTAAACGCTGTCTTGCGCCGGGTGGGATTTTGGTGACTCAGAACGGTGTGCCGTTTTTCCAACCTGATGAGGTGACGACGACGTACCAGCGATTAACGCCCCTGTTCGCGGATGTGTCGTTTTATCTCACGGTCGTGCCGAGTTATGTCGGCGGCTTCATGGTATTAGGATGGGCGACGGACGACGCTAATTTGCAAGAGGTATTAGTTCAGGATTTGCAGGCTCGGGTTGAGGTGGCTGGGTTCTCTTCTGACTACTATTCCCCAGAGGTACATAAGGCGGCGTTTGAGCTGCCGCCGTTTGTTGGGAAGTTGATGCGGGGGTAA
- the speD gene encoding adenosylmethionine decarboxylase, which produces MARINTQLPQNTARIVSDDYFVEQDGLTFAGSHLLLDLWGANNLEDPDQIEQVLSAAAEAAGATVLHAHIHRFESGGGVSGVVVLAESHISIHTWPERNFAAIDIFMCGACDPYNSIPKIRDFFSPDKLNVSEQKRGVR; this is translated from the coding sequence ATGGCCCGGATCAATACCCAATTGCCCCAAAATACAGCAAGAATAGTAAGCGATGACTATTTCGTTGAGCAAGACGGCCTGACCTTTGCAGGCTCTCACCTGTTGCTCGACCTATGGGGTGCCAACAACCTTGAGGACCCGGATCAGATCGAACAAGTCCTCTCTGCTGCGGCAGAAGCAGCAGGCGCAACAGTACTGCATGCCCACATCCACCGCTTCGAAAGCGGCGGCGGCGTCTCCGGCGTCGTCGTGCTCGCAGAATCCCACATCAGCATCCACACCTGGCCAGAACGAAATTTCGCCGCCATCGACATCTTCATGTGCGGCGCGTGTGATCCCTACAATTCCATCCCCAAAATCCGCGATTTTTTTTCTCCTGATAAACTGAATGTGTCGGAGCAGAAGAGAGGGGTGAGGTAG
- a CDS encoding OmpA family protein — MSVSQLHNPGANRGANIGDIKPQHRSFAWMVIFTDLVALMLTFFVLLFSMSNVTVDKWKSITDALSQSLRPNSTQTEAKATAQFNISGIFRKQAINLDYLTSVLTEAVSKDAFLAQAQLIRLEDRMIISIPGDLLFSGGLANLTESAKQAISNLGGALRHIGNKVIVNGHSEPGKVTGGTYASKWELSLARAVSVANTLRQSGYTENLSAFGYADGRFSYLPDLPDQERRALGRRVDIVVMPTIGRTDEE; from the coding sequence ATGTCCGTATCTCAGTTACATAATCCCGGGGCAAATCGTGGGGCAAATATCGGCGATATCAAGCCCCAGCATCGAAGTTTCGCCTGGATGGTGATCTTCACCGACTTGGTCGCGCTGATGCTGACATTCTTCGTGCTGCTGTTTTCAATGTCGAACGTAACGGTCGACAAATGGAAATCGATTACCGACGCCCTCTCACAGAGCCTGCGACCAAACAGTACTCAGACGGAAGCCAAAGCCACGGCGCAATTCAATATCTCTGGAATTTTTCGCAAACAGGCGATCAATCTCGATTACCTAACATCGGTTTTGACGGAAGCGGTCAGTAAAGATGCATTCCTTGCACAAGCGCAGTTGATCCGACTTGAAGACCGGATGATCATTTCCATTCCTGGTGACTTGTTATTTTCTGGCGGTCTGGCAAATTTGACCGAAAGTGCCAAGCAGGCGATCTCTAATTTAGGCGGCGCACTTCGCCACATCGGCAATAAAGTTATCGTCAATGGGCATTCCGAACCGGGGAAGGTTACAGGCGGTACCTATGCCTCTAAATGGGAGCTGTCACTGGCGCGTGCGGTGTCGGTGGCAAATACGCTCCGTCAATCGGGCTACACCGAAAATTTGAGCGCCTTCGGCTATGCGGATGGGCGATTTAGCTACTTGCCGGATTTACCTGATCAGGAAAGACGCGCCTTGGGGCGTCGGGTGGATATTGTCGTCATGCCGACAATAGGGAGGACAGATGAAGAATAG
- the fliM gene encoding flagellar motor switch protein FliM yields MTAPGDEDQDALAAEWEAAMGGGEGGGDGDSQDDLAAEWENAMAGGETASAGPMGAAQGRESTRVLDQNEIDSLLGFDDEEDVSGIDRTGIQAILNSAMVSYERLPMLEVVFDRLVRLMSTSLRNFTSDNVEVSLDSIASTRFGDYLNSIPLPAMLSVFKAEEWDNHGLVTVDSSLIYSIVDVLLGGRRGTAAMRIEGRPYTTIERSLVERMVHVMLEDLSAAFEPLSPVTFRFDRLETNPRFATITQPANAAIVVKLRIDMEDRGGRFELLMPYATLEPVRELLLQQFMGEKFGRDSIWETHLGEELWVTDVDLVAVLDEQLMRLSEVMNLKLGSQIMFNAKPDTPVDLRCGDVSLYTGKMGRKGDRMAVRISERHIEELKD; encoded by the coding sequence ATGACGGCTCCGGGTGATGAAGACCAAGATGCGCTAGCCGCAGAATGGGAAGCTGCCATGGGTGGCGGCGAAGGTGGTGGTGATGGCGACAGCCAGGACGACCTTGCGGCCGAATGGGAAAATGCGATGGCCGGAGGGGAGACGGCCTCGGCAGGTCCCATGGGCGCTGCTCAAGGACGCGAATCGACGCGCGTTCTCGACCAGAATGAAATTGACAGTCTGCTCGGCTTTGATGATGAAGAAGACGTCTCCGGCATAGACCGTACCGGCATTCAGGCAATCCTAAACAGTGCGATGGTATCGTACGAACGTCTGCCGATGTTGGAAGTCGTGTTTGACAGGCTGGTTCGCCTGATGTCGACATCGCTTCGAAACTTTACCTCTGATAACGTTGAAGTCTCTCTCGACAGTATCGCGTCCACGCGTTTCGGTGATTATTTGAATTCAATTCCGCTGCCCGCCATGCTCAGCGTGTTCAAGGCGGAAGAATGGGATAACCATGGCCTGGTCACGGTTGATTCATCGCTAATCTATTCCATCGTTGACGTGTTGTTGGGCGGGCGCAGAGGCACCGCAGCAATGCGGATCGAAGGTCGGCCTTATACGACGATTGAACGCAGCCTCGTTGAACGTATGGTTCATGTGATGCTGGAAGATCTCAGCGCTGCGTTCGAACCGTTGAGTCCCGTCACATTCCGCTTCGACCGTTTGGAAACCAATCCTCGGTTTGCAACCATTACACAGCCGGCGAATGCGGCGATCGTGGTCAAGCTCCGGATTGACATGGAAGACCGCGGCGGACGCTTCGAGTTACTTATGCCCTATGCGACGTTGGAGCCGGTTCGTGAACTTCTGTTGCAGCAGTTCATGGGTGAAAAATTCGGTCGTGACTCAATTTGGGAAACTCACTTGGGCGAAGAACTTTGGGTGACTGACGTGGACCTAGTTGCTGTTTTGGATGAGCAACTGATGCGTTTAAGCGAAGTCATGAATCTAAAACTAGGGTCCCAGATAATGTTCAACGCAAAACCGGATACGCCGGTTGATCTACGTTGTGGGGACGTTTCATTATATACAGGCAAAATGGGTCGCAAAGGTGATAGAATGGCCGTGCGTATCTCCGAACGCCATATCGAAGAATTGAAGGACTAG
- a CDS encoding flagellar basal body protein FliL — MADEDEDFDDDDEEEYDEDDEEEGGGGGGGNKKLLIIVGLVLFLVVGGAAAAYFTGLLQPVIEMISGGAEDPVEGEGKSKDAVETSGESAFKPLPDLIVNLNTGGKKSVFLNMKVSLELTNEADKEKIEVLMPRVIDYFQVYLRELRVEDLKGSAGMYRLREELLARVRAAVAPIKVRDVLFNQILIQ; from the coding sequence ATGGCCGACGAAGACGAAGATTTTGACGACGACGATGAAGAAGAATATGACGAAGATGATGAAGAAGAAGGAGGAGGAGGGGGCGGTGGCAATAAGAAACTCCTCATCATCGTCGGATTGGTTCTGTTCTTAGTCGTCGGTGGTGCGGCGGCGGCCTATTTCACTGGGTTACTACAGCCTGTTATCGAGATGATATCGGGTGGTGCTGAGGACCCTGTGGAAGGCGAAGGAAAAAGCAAAGACGCGGTGGAGACATCGGGTGAAAGCGCCTTCAAGCCTTTGCCGGATTTGATCGTCAACCTCAATACAGGTGGTAAGAAATCAGTTTTTTTGAATATGAAGGTCAGTTTAGAGCTAACCAACGAGGCAGATAAGGAAAAAATCGAAGTGTTGATGCCCAGGGTAATCGATTATTTCCAGGTGTATCTAAGAGAATTGCGTGTTGAAGATTTGAAAGGATCGGCGGGAATGTATCGTTTGCGAGAAGAATTATTGGCCCGGGTCCGCGCTGCTGTTGCACCGATTAAGGTACGGGATGTTCTTTTTAATCAAATACTCATTCAATAA
- the flgF gene encoding flagellar basal-body rod protein FlgF — protein MENTSLIALSKQSALNQKMAILANNLANMNTTGFKGEKVMFVEHVQQSKGGHAILGDKLAFVRDIATVRDLSEGPIKTTGNPLDLALQGDGYFVVQTDLGDRYSRNGHLRLDETGQLVNQQGLPVLAEGGPIVFSPQDTDIIIARDGTVSSENGEIGKLRIVDFENQQKLEVISDGLFSSEETPTPVENPGVIQGMLEGSNIKPIIEMSRLIETQRAYEGVRKFIDREDERLKGMVKELGRPV, from the coding sequence ATGGAAAATACATCTTTAATAGCTTTGTCGAAGCAATCGGCCCTCAACCAGAAGATGGCCATTCTTGCGAACAACCTCGCAAATATGAATACGACGGGGTTCAAGGGCGAGAAAGTGATGTTCGTTGAACACGTTCAGCAGAGCAAAGGTGGCCACGCCATCCTAGGCGACAAGCTGGCCTTTGTCAGAGATATCGCGACGGTCCGGGACCTTTCAGAAGGGCCGATCAAAACAACGGGGAACCCACTGGATCTTGCGCTTCAGGGTGACGGTTATTTCGTTGTACAGACCGACCTGGGCGACCGATATTCTCGTAACGGTCATCTTAGGCTTGATGAAACCGGGCAACTGGTCAACCAACAAGGTTTACCGGTGCTGGCAGAAGGCGGCCCTATCGTTTTTAGCCCTCAGGACACTGACATCATTATTGCACGCGACGGCACGGTTTCATCGGAAAACGGAGAAATCGGCAAGCTTCGCATCGTCGACTTTGAAAATCAGCAGAAGCTAGAGGTCATCTCCGATGGTCTTTTCTCCTCAGAGGAAACGCCGACGCCAGTTGAAAACCCTGGCGTCATCCAAGGCATGCTCGAAGGCTCAAATATCAAACCAATTATCGAAATGTCTCGATTGATCGAAACCCAGCGGGCCTACGAAGGCGTCCGCAAATTCATTGATCGCGAAGATGAGCGCTTAAAAGGCATGGTGAAGGAGCTCGGTCGACCAGTCTAA
- the flgG gene encoding flagellar basal-body rod protein FlgG, producing the protein MNALEIASRGMMAQQVNVEIVANNLANMNTTAYVRRSAEFQDLVYNNILRPDTSGSKAGALVPGGIQAGHGVRMAGITVNNEQGSLKSTGNPFDLAIQGGGYFEISLPSGNPAYTRDGTFQLNAAGELVTHDGYPLAQGIVVPAGTTDVTINPTGEVWAKISGQEDLANIGQIQLFNFINPAALEAQGNNMFVATTGSGEASPGIPGVAGFGSILQGYVESSNVDPIREVASMVAAQRAYEMNSKVVKAADEMLAPGK; encoded by the coding sequence ATGAACGCACTAGAAATCGCCTCAAGAGGAATGATGGCACAACAGGTCAATGTTGAGATTGTCGCCAATAACCTCGCGAATATGAACACCACGGCTTACGTTAGACGGTCTGCAGAATTCCAAGATCTCGTCTATAATAATATCTTGCGTCCGGATACCAGCGGCTCCAAGGCAGGCGCACTGGTCCCTGGCGGCATTCAAGCCGGTCATGGGGTTCGAATGGCGGGAATCACCGTCAACAATGAACAAGGCAGCCTAAAATCCACCGGAAACCCCTTTGACCTCGCGATTCAAGGCGGCGGATATTTTGAAATTAGCCTCCCCAGTGGAAACCCTGCCTACACCCGGGACGGCACATTCCAACTCAACGCGGCAGGCGAACTTGTCACTCATGACGGTTACCCCTTGGCGCAAGGCATTGTGGTTCCGGCGGGTACGACTGACGTGACCATTAACCCGACAGGTGAAGTTTGGGCCAAAATTTCTGGACAGGAAGACCTGGCCAACATCGGGCAAATCCAGCTCTTTAATTTTATCAATCCGGCAGCGCTTGAAGCCCAAGGCAACAACATGTTTGTCGCGACCACCGGGTCAGGCGAAGCATCACCTGGCATTCCGGGCGTGGCAGGCTTTGGCTCTATCCTCCAGGGCTACGTTGAAAGTTCCAACGTCGATCCCATTCGCGAGGTTGCGTCCATGGTTGCAGCCCAACGGGCTTACGAAATGAATTCGAAGGTGGTGAAGGCGGCGGATGAGATGTTAGCGCCAGGGAAATAG
- the flgG gene encoding flagellar basal-body rod protein FlgG: protein MRSLDIAATGMIAQQRNVEVVSNNLANMNTTAFTRRRTEFHDLLYQNLRRVGSTSSNAGTVVPSGVQLGLGVKLAAVYRIHEQGNLTATDNTFDLAVQGKGLFEITLPTGEAAYSRDGTFQLNANGEIVTHDGYPLQPGISVPDNAVDVTINAAGEVLVKIEGQVNLSNVGQIQLTTFPNEPGLEAIGDNLYLETPASGTPTSGNPGDTDFGSILQGFLETSNVNAVEEISNLISAQRAYEMNSKVIQTSDEMMGTLNQLR from the coding sequence ATGAGATCTTTAGACATAGCAGCAACGGGCATGATCGCCCAGCAGCGCAACGTGGAAGTCGTTTCCAATAACTTGGCGAACATGAACACCACGGCGTTCACCCGCCGACGGACCGAATTCCATGATCTTCTGTATCAAAACCTCCGCCGCGTCGGCTCCACTTCTTCGAATGCTGGCACGGTTGTGCCCTCTGGTGTTCAGTTGGGCCTTGGCGTGAAGCTGGCGGCGGTTTACCGAATTCACGAACAAGGCAACTTGACCGCTACGGACAACACCTTTGACTTGGCGGTTCAAGGCAAGGGCCTGTTTGAAATAACACTGCCGACAGGCGAAGCGGCTTATAGCCGGGACGGCACGTTTCAATTGAATGCCAACGGTGAAATCGTCACCCATGACGGCTACCCGCTGCAACCCGGCATCTCAGTTCCCGACAACGCAGTCGATGTGACCATTAATGCCGCCGGCGAAGTGCTGGTGAAAATTGAAGGTCAGGTCAACCTGTCCAATGTCGGACAAATCCAGTTGACGACGTTCCCGAACGAACCGGGTCTGGAAGCCATCGGTGATAACTTGTACCTGGAAACGCCAGCGTCAGGCACGCCGACATCCGGCAACCCAGGTGACACTGATTTCGGATCGATCCTGCAAGGGTTCTTGGAAACATCCAACGTCAACGCGGTTGAAGAAATTTCCAACCTAATTTCCGCCCAGCGCGCCTATGAAATGAACTCGAAGGTCATTCAGACCTCCGACGAAATGATGGGCACTCTCAACCAGCTTCGATAA
- the flgA gene encoding flagellar basal body P-ring formation protein FlgA, producing the protein MRKIAITLALAGLLAILGSQDTLAGTKSAKGPASNRPVMLIDSVTVNSTIIRLGDVFTNTGNKSEIAIAYAPGPGQTATLDANWLYRVANAYKLKWRPLSVQEHVIVQRESVVITREEIEDRILVALIDKGADPKSKVELSNRLMRIHVAGGLSATIKVEDVIFEPRMKRFTAVLVATGSSTKAQRTRVTGRVHKILDVPVLSSRLKPGDIIRKHHVKWIKVRAERLQRDIILNEAGLVGMASKRGLLAETPLRNSDVRRPILVAKNSLVTLELAMPFMNLTAQGKALEDGARGDTVRIHNSRSKNIVEGVVVGDGKVRVHMAKRVALN; encoded by the coding sequence ATGAGGAAAATAGCCATTACACTAGCCCTGGCAGGCCTCCTCGCTATCTTAGGATCGCAGGACACCTTGGCGGGTACAAAATCCGCCAAGGGCCCTGCCAGTAATCGACCGGTAATGCTGATAGATTCAGTCACCGTCAACAGCACGATCATTCGTCTCGGTGATGTCTTTACCAATACCGGCAACAAGTCCGAAATCGCCATTGCCTATGCGCCAGGCCCTGGTCAAACAGCGACCCTAGATGCCAATTGGCTCTATCGCGTGGCCAACGCCTATAAACTGAAATGGCGTCCGCTCAGCGTTCAGGAGCACGTCATCGTCCAACGTGAAAGCGTGGTCATCACCCGTGAAGAGATTGAAGATCGCATCCTTGTGGCGCTTATCGACAAGGGTGCTGACCCAAAATCAAAGGTCGAACTCAGCAACCGACTCATGCGCATTCATGTTGCCGGCGGTCTGTCCGCCACAATTAAGGTCGAGGACGTTATCTTTGAACCCAGGATGAAGCGCTTCACCGCTGTTCTGGTCGCGACCGGTTCATCCACAAAGGCGCAACGCACGCGCGTCACAGGACGGGTCCATAAAATCTTGGATGTCCCGGTCCTGAGCTCTCGATTAAAGCCCGGTGATATCATTCGAAAGCATCATGTGAAGTGGATCAAGGTCCGCGCGGAACGGCTTCAACGCGATATTATTCTAAACGAAGCCGGTCTGGTCGGTATGGCGTCCAAGCGCGGACTCCTGGCCGAAACGCCGCTTAGGAATTCAGACGTTCGGCGCCCAATCCTGGTGGCAAAGAATAGCCTCGTCACCTTGGAACTGGCGATGCCATTCATGAACCTGACAGCACAGGGCAAGGCGCTAGAGGACGGCGCCCGGGGGGATACCGTCCGCATCCATAACTCACGTAGCAAAAACATTGTCGAAGGCGTGGTTGTTGGAGACGGCAAAGTCCGTGTCCATATGGCCAAACGCGTCGCCCTAAATTAG
- a CDS encoding flagellar basal body L-ring protein FlgH, translated as MLPKTTRKNLTLAVIAAAAVAVTGCNVTTRLSEVGDGPQLSKITNPTVMPDYRPVSLPMPAPKTAEHNPNSLWRAGAKAFFKDHRAKAVGDILTVQLNLDDSASLANSTERERDDSEDTDVTNLLGLEAEFAKKLPQAIAPGSVMSFGSKHETKGDGSIDRSETVELTFAAVVTQILPNGALAIIGRQEVQVNNELRELMVTGVIRPEDIESDNTITHDKIAEMRVAYGGRGTLSGLQNPRWGTEVWDILFPF; from the coding sequence ATGCTCCCCAAAACGACCCGTAAAAACCTCACCCTTGCAGTCATCGCCGCCGCGGCTGTGGCAGTGACAGGTTGCAACGTCACCACGCGACTATCCGAAGTCGGCGACGGCCCCCAGTTATCGAAGATCACCAACCCGACGGTGATGCCTGATTACCGACCTGTGAGCCTGCCCATGCCGGCGCCTAAAACCGCCGAGCATAATCCGAACTCGCTATGGCGGGCCGGAGCCAAGGCGTTCTTCAAGGATCACCGGGCCAAGGCAGTCGGCGATATTCTGACGGTTCAGCTGAACCTTGATGACAGCGCCAGCCTCGCCAATTCAACCGAACGCGAACGTGACGATTCAGAAGATACCGATGTGACTAACCTGTTAGGTCTGGAAGCAGAATTCGCCAAGAAACTCCCGCAAGCAATCGCGCCCGGTTCAGTGATGAGCTTTGGCTCCAAACATGAAACAAAGGGTGACGGTTCCATCGACAGATCAGAAACGGTTGAGTTAACTTTCGCCGCCGTGGTCACGCAGATCCTGCCCAACGGTGCACTTGCGATCATTGGCCGCCAGGAAGTACAGGTGAATAACGAGCTGCGTGAACTGATGGTCACCGGCGTCATTCGCCCAGAAGACATCGAATCCGATAACACAATTACCCATGACAAAATTGCTGAGATGCGCGTCGCCTACGGCGGACGCGGAACCCTAAGCGGTCTCCAGAATCCGCGCTGGGGCACAGAAGTATGGGATATCCTGTTCCCGTTCTAG